A genomic window from Populus alba chromosome 19, ASM523922v2, whole genome shotgun sequence includes:
- the LOC118044947 gene encoding LOW QUALITY PROTEIN: uncharacterized protein (The sequence of the model RefSeq protein was modified relative to this genomic sequence to represent the inferred CDS: inserted 2 bases in 1 codon) — protein sequence MARPNDRFWNFVEKLDDGRFNCTFCGYKFAAATSVSRIKWHLSGVRGHGVAICDKVTEDVQEAAFQAMHGGNKRHKSIASSSNVNDNAISTTPQEQNNNEVDNLAGDAGTTQAPDIMGHALGRSWDEIYNFLMEDDIENGTGGVVQPGAGASSSGGLAGNTNETPGDTLPTSLHVEVDNVAPQGQHLERVTGQPVVRGSSRGRPLVNHDEPQEDYHDQLCPPLVNMVGDAGQPVVRDSSHEVLQRNGDESGRDVFLTEELIGGEFENNKNAIWSWIMNDEASSSIGIYGMGGVGKTTLLTHIYNQLLQEPGTFRHVYWITLSQDFSVYRLQNLIAKDIPLDLSNEDNERKRAAKLSKALIGKQRWVLILDDLWNCFDFDKVGIPIQVKGCKLIVTTRSLEVCQRMVCQKTIKVEPLSVEEAWALFMKVLGCIPPEVEEIAKSMARECAGLPLGIKTMAGTMRGVDDICEWRNALEELKQSRVWQEDMDEKVFHIMRFSFMYLKESELQQCFLCCALFPEDFEIPREDLIAYLIDEGVIKGLKSREAEFNKGHSMLNKLERVCLLESAKEGYYDDRCVKMHDLIRDMAIQILHENSQGMVKAGARLTEVPGAEEWTENLTRVSLMHNQIEEIPSTHSPRCPSLSTLLLCDNSQLQFIADLFFEQLHELKVLDLSRTNITKLPDSVSELVSLTTLLLSGCKMLRHVPSLEKLTALKRLDLSGTALEMMPQGMECLCNLRHLRMNGCGEKEFPRGLLPKLSHLQVFVLEWIPLATKDNRKRQYAPITVKGKEVGCLRKLESLECHFEGYSEYVEYLKSRDETQSLSRYQIAVGLLDDDYLFGRSKTIFLSNLSVNKDGDNQVMFPKDIQELNIYKCDDQPCHNLGRYPNQLGTSQVNMVREPVQPVVRDSSREALQRNGGAGASSSGGLTGNTNETSRDPLPTSLHVEVNNVAPQGQHSERVSGQPVVRGSSHERLLVNHVEHQEDSSQPTDPPCLTHGRYHDQLCRPLVNMVGDPGQPVVRDSSRNGDESGRDVFLTEELIGGEFENNKDAIWSWIMNDEASSSIGIYGMGGVGKTTLLTHIYNQLLQEPGTFRHVYWITLSQDFSVYRLQNIIAKHIHLDLSNEDNERKRAAKLSKALIGKQRWVLILDDLWNCFDFDKVGIPIQVKGCKLIVTTRSFEVCKRMVCQKTIKVDPLQMEEAWALFIKILGRIPPEVEEIAKSMARECAGLPLGIIIMAGTMRGVDDICEWRNALEELKQSRVWQEDMDEKVFHIMRFSFMYLKESELQQCFLCCALFPEDFEIPREDLIAYLIDEGVIKGLKSREAEFNKGHSMLNKLERVCLLESAKEGYYDDRCVKMHDLIRDMAIQILHENSQGMVKAGARLTEVPGAEEWTENLTRVSLMHNQIEEIPSTHSPRCPSLSTLLLCDNSQLQFIADLFFEQLHELKVLDLSRTNITKLPDSVSELVSLTTLLLSGCKMLRHVPSLEKLTALKRLDLSGTALEMMPQGIECLCNLRHLRMNGCGEKEFPRGLLPKLSHLQVFVLEEWIPAASKDNRKGQYAPITVKGKEVGCLRKLESLECHFEGYSEYVEYLKSRDETQSLSRYQIAVGLLNDDYLFGRSKTILLSNLSVNKDGDFQVMFPKDIQQLTIHKCDDAXLVIIWIRDCDSMESLVSSSWFCSTSLPLPSYNGIFSSLAVFYCSGCSTMKKLFPLVLLANLVNLEVIKVVRCEKMKEIIGGTRSDEEQHQN from the exons ATGGCTAGACCGAATGATCGATTTTGGAATTTTGTTGAGAAGCTGGATGATGGTCGTTTCAACTGTACATTTTGTGGCTATAAATTTGCTGCCGCTACTTCCGTTTcgaggatcaaatggcatttgTCAGGAGTCAGAGGGCATGGTGTTGCAATTTGTGACAAAGTGACTGAAGACGTTCAAGAAGCAGCTTTTCAAGCTATGCATGGTGgcaacaaaagacataaaagcATAGCAAGTTCAAGCAATGTTAACGATAATGCCATTTCAACCACtccacaagaacaaaacaataatgaagTCGACAATTTGGCAGGAGATGCAGGAACGACACAAGCACCAGATATAATGGGTCACGCACTTGGAAGAAGTTGGGATGagatctataattttttaatggaggATGATATAGAGAATGGGACTGGAGGGGTAGTGCAGCCTGGTGCTGGAGCTAGCTCTTCTGGAGGGCTCGCAGGCAACACAAATGAGACTCCAGGAGATACATTACCTACTAGCTTACATGTTGAAGTCGACAATGTGGCACCACAAGGGCAACATCTGGAGAGAGTAACTGGGCAGCCAGTTGTAAGAGGTAGTTCTCGTGGGAGGCCACTTGTTAATCATGATGAGCCTCAAGAAGATTATCATGATCAACTCTGTCCTCCACTAGTGAACATGGTTGGAGACGCTGGGCAGCCTGTTGTGAGAGATAGCTCTCATGAAGTTCTTCAACGTAATGGTGATGAGAGCGGACGAGATGTGTTTCTAACTGAAGAACTAATAGgtggagagtttgaaaataataagaatgctATCTGGTCGTGGATAATGAATGATGAAGCCTCATCAAGTATTGGCATTTACGGGATGGGGGGTGTTGGCAAAACAACATTGCTCACACATATCTACAATCAGCTTCTACAAGAACCTGGCACTTTTCGTCATGTTTACTGGATCACGTTATCGCAGGATTTTAGTGTTTATAGATTGCAGAATCTTATTGCAAAAGACATTCCTTTAGATCTTTCAAATGAAGACAACGAGAGGAAAAGGGCCGCAAAACTGTCAAAAGCATTAATTGGGAAACAACGGTGGGTTCTCATTTTGGATGATTTGTGGaactgttttgattttgataaggTGGGAATTCCTATCCAAGTGAAGGGATGCAAACTAATTGTTACAACTCGATCATTAGAAGTTTGTCAGCGGATGGTCTGCCAGAAGACAATCAAAGTGGAGCCTCTTTCAGTGGAAGAAGCTTGGGCTCTGTTCATGAAGGTACTTGGATGTATTCCTCCAGAAGTGGAAGAAATTGCAAAATCTATGGCAAGAGAATGTGCCGGTTTGCCTCTTGGAATTAAAACAATGGCCGGAACCATGAGGGGAGTGGATGATATATGTGAGTGGAGGAATGCTTTAGAGGAACTGAAACAATCAAGAGTTTGGCAGGAGGACATGGATGAGAAGGTATTCCACATAATGAGATTTAGTTTTATGTACTTAAAGGAGTCAGAACTGCAACAATGCTTCTTGTGCTGTGCATTATTCCCGGAAGACTTTGAGATCCCTAGAGAGGATTTGATAGCTTATTTGATTGACGAGGGAGTGATAAAAGGGCTGAAGAGTAGGGAGGCAGAATTTAACAAAGGCCACTCGATGCTGAATAAACTCGAAAGAGTCTGCCTATTGGAAAGCGCTAAGGAAGGGTATTATGATGATAGAtgtgtcaagatgcatgacttgattagaGATATGGCCATCCAAATACTGCACGAGAACTCTCAAGGCATGGTTAAAGCAGGTGCACGGTTAACAGAAGTGCCGGGTGCAGAGGAGTGGACAGAGAATCTTACTAGAGTTTCACTGATGCATAACCAGATTGAAGAAATTCCTTCCACGCATTCACCGAGGTGTCCCAGTCTTTCAACTCTATTGTTATGCGACAATTCACAGTTGCAATTTATTgcagatttattttttgagcaGTTGCATGAGctcaaggttcttgatctgtctCGTACAAATATCACAAAACTACCTGATTCTGTCTCTGAATTGGTGAGTCTCACTACATTACTGCTCAGTGGTTGTAAGATGTTAAGGCATGTACCGTCATTAGAAAAGCTCACGGCACTGAAGAGGTTAGATCTCTCTGGTACTGCACTTGAAATGATGCCTCAAGGCATGGAATGTCTGTGCAACCTGAGGCATCTTAGAATGAATGGATGtggtgaaaaggagtttcctAGAGGGTTGTTGCCTAAACTCTCTCACCTGCAAGTCTTTGTATTGGAGTGGATTCCTCTTGCTACCAAAGATAACAGAAAAAGACAATATGCTCCGATAACAGTTAAAGGGAAGGAAGTGGGATGCTTGAGGAAGTTGGAAAGTTTGGAATGCCATTTTGAAGGTTACTCTGAGTATGTGGAGTATCTCAAATCTCGGGATGAGACCCAATCACTAAGCAGATACCAAATTGCTGTAGGACTACTGGATGATGATTATTTATTTGGAAGaagtaaaacaatttttttgagtAACTTGAGTGTAAACAAAGATGGAGATAATCAGGTAATGTTTCCAAAGGACATTCAAGAACTGAACATTTATAAATGTGATGATCAACCGTGTCATAACCTAGGAAGATATCCTAATCAACTAGGTACTTCACAAGTGAACATGGTTAGAGAGCCGGTGCAGCCTGTTGTGAGAGATAGCTCTCGTGAAGCTCTTCAACGAAATGGAGGTGCAGGAGCTAGCTCTTCTGGAGGGCTTACAGGCAACACAAATGAGACTTCAAGAGATCCATTACCTACTAGCTTACATGTTGAAGTCAACAATGTGGCACCACAAGGGCAACATTCAGAGAGAGTATCTGGGCAGCCTGTTGTGAGAGGTAGTTCTCATGAGAGGTTACTTGTTAATCACGTTGAGCATCAAGAAGATTCTTCCCAACCAACTGATCCACCGTGTCTTACCCATGGAAGATATCATGATCAACTCTGTCGTCCACTAGTGAACATGGTTGGAGACCCTGGGCAGCCTGTTGTGAGAGATAGCTCTCGTAATGGCGATGAGAGCGGACGAGATGTGTTTCTAACTGAAGAACTAATAGgtggagagtttgaaaataataaggatGCTATCTGGTCGTGGATAATGAATGATGAAGCCTCATCAAGTATTGGCATTTACGGGATGGGGGGTGTTGGCAAAACAACATTGCTCACACATATCTACAATCAGCTTCTACAAGAACCTGGCACTTTTCGTCATGTTTACTGGATCACGTTATCGCAGGATTTTAGTGTTTATAGATTGCAGAATATTATTGCAAAACACATTCATTTAGATCTTTCAAATGAAGACAACGAGAGGAAAAGGGCCGCAAAACTGTCAAAAGCATTAATTGGGAAACAACGGTGGGTTCTCATTTTGGATGATTTGTGGaactgttttgattttgataaggTGGGAATTCCTATCCAAGTGAAGGGATGCAAACTAATTGTTACAACTCGATCATTTGAAGTTTGTAAGCGGATGGTCTGCCAGAAGACAATCAAAGTGGATCCTCTTCAAATGGAAGAAGCTTGGGCTCTGTTCATCAAGATACTTGGACGTATTCCTCCAGAAGTGGAAGAAATTGCAAAATCTATGGCAAGAGAATGTGCCGGTTTGCCTCTTGGAATTATAATAATGGCCGGAACCATGAGGGGAGTGGATGATATATGTGAGTGGAGGAATGCTTTAGAGGAACTGAAACAATCAAGAGTTTGGCAGGAGGACATGGATGAGAAGGTATTCCACATAATGAGATTTAGTTTTATGTACTTAAAGGAGTCAGAACTGCAACAATGCTTCTTGTGCTGTGCATTATTCCCGGAAGACTTTGAGATCCCTAGAGAGGATTTGATAGCTTATTTGATTGACGAGGGAGTGATAAAAGGGCTGAAGAGTAGGGAGGCAGAATTTAACAAAGGCCACTCGATGCTGAATAAACTCGAAAGAGTCTGCCTATTGGAAAGCGCTAAGGAAGGGTATTATGATGATAGAtgtgtcaagatgcatgacttgattagaGATATGGCCATCCAAATACTGCACGAGAACTCTCAAGGCATGGTTAAAGCAGGTGCACGGTTAACAGAAGTGCCGGGTGCAGAGGAGTGGACAGAGAATCTTACTAGAGTTTCACTGATGCATAACCAGATTGAAGAAATTCCTTCCACGCATTCACCGAGGTGTCCCAGTCTTTCAACTCTATTGTTATGCGACAATTCACAGTTGCAATTTATTgcagatttattttttgagcaGTTGCATGAGctcaaggttcttgatctgtctCGTACAAATATCACAAAACTACCTGATTCTGTCTCTGAATTGGTGAGTCTCACTACATTACTGCTCAGTGGTTGTAAGATGTTAAGGCATGTACCGTCATTAGAAAAGCTCACGGCACTGAAGAGGTTAGATCTCTCTGGTACTGCACTTGAAATGATGCCTCAAGGCATAGAATGTCTGTGCAACCTGAGGCATCTTAGAATGAATGGATGtggtgaaaaggagtttcctAGAGGGTTGTTGCCTAAACTCTCTCACCTGCAAGTCTTTGTATTGGAGGAGTGGATTCCTGCTGCTAGTAAAGATAACAGAAAAGGACAATATGCTCCGATAACAGTTAAAGGGAAGGAAGTGGGATGCTTGAGGAAGTTGGAAAGTTTGGAATGCCATTTTGAAGGTTACTCCGAGTACGTGGAGTATCTCAAATCTCGGGATGAGACCCAATCACTAAGCAGATACCAAATTGCTGTAGGACTACTGAATGATGATTATTTATTTGGAAGaagtaaaacaattttattgagTAACTTGAGCGTAAACAAAGATGGAGATTTTCAGGTCATGTTTCCAAAGGACATTCAACAACTGACCATTCATAAATGTGATGATGC ACTGGTGATTATATGGATTAGGGATTGCGatagcatggagagcttggtctcatcttcttggttctgcTCTACTTCACTACCATTGCCATCTTATAATGGTATATTTTCTAGTCTTGCAGTGTTTTATTGCTCTGGATGTAGTACtatgaagaagttgttccctCTTGTCTTATTGGCAAACCTCGTAAACCTGGAAGTGATTAAAGTTGTGCGTTGTGAGAAGATGAAGGAGATAATAGGTGGAACAAGATCTGATGAAGAGCAGCACCAGAATTGA